One Brassica oleracea var. oleracea cultivar TO1000 chromosome C7, BOL, whole genome shotgun sequence genomic window carries:
- the LOC106302749 gene encoding glutathione S-transferase T3-like, with protein sequence METFLMRVFILEHQKSLLSVHNSLRFQLHLKTHPRGKRQKWTPADDEVIISVWLNTSKDAIVGNGQKLHNFCKRVGEYFAASPHGTDGGAKRDHKHLKQRWHKINDLTNKFCSAYAAAERQNCSGQNENDVLKVAHDIFYSDHKIKFNLEHAWCVLRYDQKWLNLNPPKASGSSKRKDCVEGSQAYVNVGDNETRPKGIKAAKARRNTAQGKTVIRAFGK encoded by the coding sequence ATGGAAACTTTCCTTATGAGAGTTTTCATTCTGGAGCATCAGAAATCCCTCCTTTCAGTTCACAACAGTTTGAGGTTCCAACTCCACCTGAAGACACACCCGCGTGGGAAGAGACAGAAATGGACACCAGCTGATGATGAGGTGATAATCAGTGTCTGGCTTAACACATCCAAGGATGCTATTGTCGGCAATGGACAAAAGTTACATAATTTCTGCAAAAGAGTTGGCGAATATTTCGCTGCAAGTCCTCATGGTACAGACGGTGGTGCAAAGAGGGATCATAAACATTTGAAGCAGCGGTGGCACAAAATAAATGATCTAACCAACAAGTTCTGTAGCGCATATGCAGCCGCAGAGAGACAAAATTGCAGTGGTCAAAACGAGAATGATGTTCTCAAGGTGGCTCACGACATCTTCTACTCTGATCACAAGATCAAGTTTAACCTTGAGCATGCATGGTGTGTGTTGAGGTATGACCAAAAATGGCTTAACCTTAACCCTCCTAAGGCTAGTGGGAGTTCAAAGAGAAAAGATTGTGTCGAAGGTTCCCAAGCATATGTCAATGTTGGTGATAATGAGACCCGCCCTAAAGGTATCAAGGCTGCAAAAGCAAGAAGGAATACGGCTCAAGGGAAGACTGTTATAAGAGCATTTGGGAAATGA